A DNA window from Gillisia sp. Hel1_33_143 contains the following coding sequences:
- a CDS encoding DUF3078 domain-containing protein, translating to MTKTFKKLMPLRLPTLGLILLLTFFISINSAFARKFPKLKLDTVSVDTTTVDTTAIIDQDVVLLWSQKNAVGVNLNEVAFVNWNAGGNNSISALFHGNFERKYKKQYTLWKSNIALRYGINAQEGRETRKTDDQLIVNSTFGYRRDSTSNWRYSAKFNFNTQFSNGYQYPDTEKPISKFMAPGYMFLGIGSEYTDPKEDLTLYISPVTQKSTFVLDQRLSNEGMFGVRPAIRDEEGNIIEEGENVRTEFGFLFTSGFTKEVFENINVENQLSLYSDYLNKFGNVDVDWQLNINLTVNDFVKASIGSHLKYDDDVKSKKDSDGDGVLEAKGPKIQFKQMLGVGVLYEF from the coding sequence ATGACTAAAACTTTTAAAAAATTGATGCCTTTAAGACTCCCTACCCTTGGTTTGATATTGCTTTTAACTTTTTTTATTTCTATAAATTCTGCTTTTGCAAGAAAATTCCCCAAACTAAAGCTAGATACAGTTTCTGTAGACACCACTACTGTAGATACCACCGCAATTATAGATCAGGATGTGGTGTTGCTTTGGAGTCAAAAAAATGCGGTGGGAGTGAACTTAAACGAAGTAGCATTTGTGAATTGGAATGCTGGGGGTAACAATTCTATTTCAGCTTTGTTTCATGGTAATTTTGAACGTAAATATAAAAAGCAGTATACCCTTTGGAAATCTAATATTGCATTACGTTATGGGATAAATGCCCAAGAAGGTCGAGAAACTAGAAAAACAGACGATCAGTTAATTGTGAATTCTACATTTGGTTATCGTCGAGATTCTACCTCTAACTGGCGTTATTCTGCTAAATTCAATTTTAATACTCAATTCTCCAACGGATATCAATATCCAGATACAGAAAAACCTATTTCTAAATTTATGGCTCCGGGGTATATGTTTCTAGGGATTGGTTCTGAATATACAGATCCAAAAGAAGATCTTACGCTGTATATTTCTCCTGTAACTCAAAAATCTACATTTGTATTAGATCAAAGGCTTTCTAATGAAGGAATGTTTGGGGTAAGACCGGCAATTAGAGATGAGGAAGGTAACATCATCGAAGAAGGGGAAAATGTGCGTACAGAATTTGGTTTTCTGTTTACAAGTGGATTTACTAAAGAGGTGTTTGAGAATATTAATGTCGAAAATCAATTAAGTTTATATTCAGACTACCTGAATAAATTTGGAAATGTAGATGTAGACTGGCAATTAAACATCAACCTTACTGTAAACGACTTTGTAAAGGCTAGTATTGGCTCTCACTTAAAATATGATGACGATGTGAAGTCTAAAAAAGATAGTGATGGAGATGGAGTCT
- a CDS encoding 1-deoxy-D-xylulose-5-phosphate synthase: MAKSILDSINAPSDLRALPQEKLEALAMELRKFIINIVATKEGHLGASLGVVELTIALHYVFNTPDDLLVWDVGHQAYGHKILTGRRDSFHTNRSLGGLSGFPKREESIYDTFGVGHSSTSISAALGMALASNLKGETKKQHIAVIGDASIASGMAFEGLNHAGVTNANLLVVLNDNAIGIDPSVGALKQYLTKATVGKKPAQDNIIEALNFKYYGPVDGHDLKSLLQVFEELKNIQGPKFLHVITTKGKGLKQAEEDQVKYHAPGKFIADTGELLPSNSNGLPFKYQDVFGLTLVELARENEKIIGITPAMPTGSSLKYMMDAFPDRAFDVGIAEQHAVTLAAGMATQGFVVFCNIYSTFLQRAYDQVIHDVALQNLPVIFCLDRAGLVGEDGATHHGVFDIAFLRCIPDLVIAAPSDELELRNLLYTAQLGLEGPLVIRYPRGRGNYVNWKRDFVKIPFGKGVRIRTGSDVAVVSIGSVKENVRIAIEAISDANRVAHYDARFIKPLDEDLFLEIFNNFEHIVTVEDGVLAGGFGSAVLELASRFNYKGKITRLGVPDEFVEQGSLDELQEIVKIDVESIIAAITHHLDL; this comes from the coding sequence ATGGCAAAAAGTATTTTAGATTCTATTAATGCTCCTTCAGATCTTAGAGCACTTCCACAAGAGAAACTTGAAGCTTTGGCCATGGAGCTTAGAAAGTTCATTATAAATATTGTAGCTACCAAAGAAGGACATTTGGGTGCTAGTTTAGGCGTTGTTGAACTTACCATAGCCTTGCATTATGTTTTTAATACTCCAGATGATTTATTGGTTTGGGATGTTGGACATCAAGCATACGGGCACAAGATCTTAACAGGGAGAAGAGATAGCTTTCATACCAATAGAAGTCTTGGTGGTCTTAGCGGATTTCCAAAAAGAGAGGAAAGTATCTACGACACTTTTGGAGTAGGACATTCTTCCACCTCTATATCTGCAGCCTTAGGAATGGCACTGGCTTCTAATTTAAAAGGTGAAACTAAGAAACAACATATAGCTGTTATTGGGGATGCTTCTATAGCTAGTGGAATGGCTTTTGAAGGATTGAATCATGCCGGAGTAACCAATGCTAATCTTTTAGTAGTGCTTAATGATAATGCTATAGGCATAGATCCTAGTGTAGGAGCTCTAAAACAATATCTCACCAAAGCCACCGTGGGTAAAAAACCAGCACAGGATAATATAATAGAAGCTTTAAATTTTAAATATTATGGGCCGGTAGATGGTCATGATCTTAAAAGTTTGCTTCAGGTATTTGAAGAATTAAAAAATATTCAAGGTCCTAAATTCCTGCATGTTATCACTACCAAAGGAAAAGGTTTAAAGCAGGCTGAAGAAGATCAGGTGAAATATCATGCTCCGGGGAAATTTATTGCAGATACAGGTGAGTTACTTCCAAGCAATTCTAACGGACTTCCTTTTAAATACCAGGATGTTTTTGGACTTACCTTAGTAGAACTAGCCAGAGAGAATGAAAAGATCATAGGAATTACTCCGGCAATGCCAACAGGAAGTTCTCTAAAATATATGATGGATGCTTTTCCAGATAGAGCTTTTGATGTTGGAATTGCAGAACAGCATGCTGTAACATTGGCTGCTGGAATGGCTACTCAAGGGTTCGTGGTTTTTTGCAATATCTATTCAACATTCCTTCAAAGAGCTTATGATCAGGTAATTCATGATGTAGCTTTACAAAATCTACCGGTGATCTTTTGTTTGGATAGAGCTGGTTTGGTAGGGGAAGACGGAGCTACGCATCATGGTGTTTTTGATATCGCTTTTTTAAGATGTATTCCAGATCTAGTGATCGCAGCCCCATCAGACGAACTGGAATTGCGCAATCTTTTATATACTGCTCAATTAGGCTTAGAGGGCCCTTTGGTTATAAGATACCCAAGAGGTAGAGGGAATTATGTGAACTGGAAAAGAGATTTTGTAAAGATCCCATTTGGTAAAGGTGTTAGAATTAGAACAGGGAGTGATGTGGCTGTGGTAAGCATAGGGAGCGTAAAAGAAAATGTAAGAATTGCTATAGAGGCAATTTCTGATGCGAATAGGGTAGCTCATTATGATGCGAGATTCATAAAACCTCTGGATGAAGATCTGTTTTTGGAGATTTTTAATAATTTTGAACATATTGTAACCGTAGAAGATGGAGTGTTGGCAGGAGGCTTTGGTTCTGCAGTATTGGAGCTAGCTTCCCGCTTTAATTACAAGGGTAAGATTACCAGATTGGGCGTGCCAGATGAGTTTGTGGAGCAAGGAAGTTTAGATGAATTACAAGAAATTGTAAAAATTGACGTTGAGAGTATAATCGCTGCCATAACTCACCATTTAGATCTATGA
- a CDS encoding nucleoside deaminase: protein MQLIFDDSYFMKKALEEAEIAFERGEIPVGVVVVIDNKIIARGHNLTEMLNDITAHAEMQAITSAANYLGGKYLKGCTMYASLEPCQMCAGALYWSQISNLVFAASDHDRGYRAMGAKLHPKTKVKNGIMEDEASTLLKRFFIQRRNLN from the coding sequence ATGCAATTAATTTTTGACGATAGCTATTTCATGAAAAAAGCCTTAGAAGAGGCTGAAATTGCTTTTGAACGAGGGGAAATCCCCGTTGGTGTGGTAGTGGTAATAGATAATAAGATCATTGCCAGGGGGCATAATCTTACCGAAATGCTGAATGATATTACGGCTCATGCAGAGATGCAGGCCATTACCTCTGCTGCCAATTATCTAGGAGGAAAATATCTAAAAGGTTGCACCATGTATGCGTCTTTAGAGCCATGCCAAATGTGTGCAGGAGCATTATACTGGAGCCAAATCTCTAATCTGGTTTTCGCCGCTAGCGATCATGATAGAGGTTATAGAGCAATGGGAGCCAAACTACACCCCAAAACCAAAGTTAAGAACGGTATAATGGAAGATGAGGCTTCTACTCTCTTAAAGCGATTCTTTATACAGAGAAGAAACCTCAACTAA
- a CDS encoding sugar porter family MFS transporter, translating into MKNKTYLILITIVSALGGLLFGYDTGVINGSQYFFSQYFDLDAGMKGWVVGSALLGCFVGAIVAGPLSKGIGRKYSLIISSILFSLSAWGSGLPEFLPQSVSLLVVFRIIGGLGIGIASMNAPTYIAEIAPAKIRGTLVSYYQLAIVVGFFVVFLVTYMIGQNATVEENIQTGWRWMFWSELIPSMLFLVLLFFVPKSPRWLAMKGLKENAVSVLTRIHGAEAANIEFGEIERSLQKDKSKVKISLFAKGVFSIIVIGTILSVLQQFTGINAVLYYGADIFEQALGFGKEDVLKQQVLLAAINLVFTFVAMATVDKFGRKPLIFIGSFGMLAGFLLLGGTLMTGSVGILSLIGVLLFIASFAMSMGPVVWVILSEMFPNNIRSAAMSIAVAAQWAANYVVTQAFPMVAESEVNNNAYWNGSLPYFIFSAFILGIIIFTYKFIPETKGKSLEELENMWDIPEEVKHTS; encoded by the coding sequence ATGAAAAATAAAACTTACCTTATTCTAATAACCATTGTATCTGCTCTAGGTGGATTACTTTTTGGATATGATACCGGTGTAATAAACGGATCTCAATATTTTTTCAGTCAGTATTTCGATCTCGATGCCGGAATGAAAGGATGGGTTGTTGGAAGTGCTTTATTAGGGTGTTTTGTTGGAGCCATTGTAGCAGGGCCTCTAAGTAAGGGAATAGGAAGAAAATATTCTCTTATTATCTCCTCTATATTATTCTCATTATCTGCTTGGGGTTCTGGACTGCCAGAATTCTTGCCGCAGTCTGTTTCATTATTAGTGGTCTTTAGAATTATTGGTGGATTAGGAATTGGTATTGCATCAATGAATGCGCCAACTTATATTGCAGAGATAGCACCAGCAAAGATTAGAGGTACTTTAGTGAGTTATTATCAATTAGCCATTGTAGTTGGTTTCTTTGTAGTATTCTTAGTTACCTATATGATAGGGCAAAACGCTACGGTAGAAGAAAATATTCAAACAGGTTGGAGATGGATGTTCTGGTCTGAACTTATACCAAGCATGTTATTCCTAGTTCTTTTATTCTTCGTTCCTAAAAGTCCACGTTGGCTTGCAATGAAAGGTTTAAAGGAGAATGCTGTAAGCGTACTTACGAGAATTCATGGTGCAGAAGCAGCGAATATTGAATTTGGTGAAATAGAAAGATCTTTACAGAAAGACAAGAGTAAAGTTAAAATTAGCCTTTTTGCTAAAGGAGTTTTCTCTATAATAGTAATAGGAACTATTTTATCTGTACTTCAACAATTTACAGGAATAAATGCAGTGCTATATTATGGTGCAGATATTTTTGAACAGGCATTAGGTTTTGGTAAGGAAGATGTTTTAAAGCAGCAGGTATTATTAGCTGCGATTAATTTGGTGTTCACATTTGTTGCTATGGCAACAGTAGATAAATTTGGTAGAAAGCCGCTTATATTTATTGGTTCTTTTGGGATGTTAGCAGGGTTCTTATTACTTGGAGGAACTTTAATGACAGGGTCTGTTGGGATTTTATCCTTAATTGGAGTGCTATTATTCATTGCTTCTTTCGCAATGTCTATGGGGCCTGTAGTATGGGTAATTCTTTCTGAAATGTTCCCGAATAATATTCGTAGTGCAGCAATGTCTATAGCAGTTGCAGCGCAATGGGCGGCGAATTATGTAGTAACTCAGGCATTCCCAATGGTTGCCGAAAGCGAAGTGAACAATAATGCATATTGGAATGGATCTTTACCTTATTTTATCTTCTCGGCATTTATTCTGGGGATAATTATCTTCACTTACAAGTTCATTCCTGAAACTAAAGGGAAATCTTTGGAGGAATTAGAAAATATGTGGGATATTCCAGAAGAAGTTAAACATACGTCTTAA
- a CDS encoding family 16 glycosylhydrolase: protein MKNFKISSIAILLIAANTLTSCSKVIFKDTFNKDQLNMDNWSYEEGDGCPDLCGWGNAERQIYSRDFVELENGKLVITAVKDGDKYYSGKINTKDKVEFKYGNIEIRAKVATGQGIWPALWMLGADISEVGWPASGEIDLMEYVGKEPHTLYTSLHTPASHGETINSKKTTLRDIEEGYHIYRTEWTEDHISFSVDGNLVYTFTPENYDEKEYPFRKPFYFLINLAVGGNFGGPEVDDAIFPAKFYVDYIKVTKL, encoded by the coding sequence ATGAAAAATTTCAAAATTTCCAGCATTGCAATATTGCTTATTGCCGCTAACACGCTTACTTCATGCTCTAAAGTTATATTTAAAGATACTTTTAATAAGGATCAGTTAAATATGGATAATTGGAGTTATGAAGAGGGAGATGGTTGCCCGGATCTTTGTGGTTGGGGTAATGCAGAACGCCAGATCTATAGCAGAGATTTTGTTGAATTGGAAAATGGAAAATTAGTGATCACCGCTGTTAAAGACGGTGATAAGTATTATTCCGGAAAGATCAATACAAAAGATAAGGTTGAATTTAAATATGGAAATATTGAAATTCGAGCTAAAGTAGCCACGGGTCAGGGAATCTGGCCAGCTTTATGGATGTTGGGGGCAGATATTTCTGAAGTTGGATGGCCTGCTTCTGGAGAAATAGATCTTATGGAATATGTAGGGAAAGAGCCTCATACGCTTTATACCTCGTTGCATACTCCTGCAAGCCATGGAGAAACTATAAATTCAAAGAAAACCACTCTAAGAGATATAGAGGAAGGATATCATATTTATAGAACAGAATGGACAGAAGATCACATTAGTTTCTCTGTAGATGGAAACTTAGTTTATACTTTTACGCCAGAAAATTATGATGAGAAGGAATATCCTTTTCGTAAACCTTTCTATTTTTTAATAAATTTGGCAGTAGGTGGAAATTTTGGAGGTCCAGAGGTGGATGATGCTATTTTTCCTGCTAAATTTTATGTAGACTATATCAAAGTCACCAAATTGTAA
- the bglX gene encoding beta-glucosidase BglX: MRNYSLLTLCLLCGGISLFAQNSKIQSSVKNVETKVDSVLAMMTLEEKVGQLVQYNGSWDLTGPASELDGKQKESNLKKGLVGSMLNVLSVDATREAQKMIMENSRMKIPLIFGYDVIHGYKTIFPVPLGETASWDLEAMEKTARISAIESVANGINWTFSPMIDISRDARWGRIMESSGEDTYLTGQVAIAKVKGYQGDDLADQLTIAATAKHFAGYGLAEAGRDYNTVNIGENVLHNVVLPPFKDAADAGVATFMNSFNEIDGIPSTGNKTLQRDILKGAWNWDGFMVSDWGSIPEMINHGVAKDKKQAAEIAINAGSDMDMEGGAYETSLVALVNEGKVDIANINDAVKRVLRVKFMMGLFEDPYRYSDPKVAKNISYKEHEAVARDAAKKSIVLLKNESSLLPIKSSVRSIAVIGPLADDKDSPIGNWRAQGEANSAVSVLEGIKSAAGKNVKINYAQGTTLGVGERSFLMPLEINKTDRSGFSKAIEMAKKSEMVVMVLGEDAFQSGEGRSQASIKLAGLQQELLEAVFKVNKNIALVLLNGRPLEITWSAENIPSIVEAWFLGTESGNAIADVLFGTYNPSGKLPVSFPRSVGQEPLYYNQKNTGRPSNAEHVTYSHYTDVAKDALYPFGFGLSYTTFKYGDIAISSEAMNAEETLTVTIPVTNIGKVAGKEVVQLYLHDLVGTTTRPVKELKGFEMISLQPGETKNVSFTITEKMLQYYTANKKWESEVGDFDVMIGGNSKDLKKITFSLN; this comes from the coding sequence ATGAGAAACTATAGCTTACTTACCCTATGTCTTTTATGCGGTGGAATTTCATTATTTGCTCAAAATTCTAAAATCCAAAGTTCCGTTAAGAATGTAGAAACCAAAGTAGATTCTGTTCTTGCAATGATGACCTTAGAAGAAAAAGTAGGTCAGCTGGTTCAATATAACGGAAGTTGGGATCTTACCGGACCCGCTTCAGAACTTGATGGTAAACAAAAAGAGAGCAATCTTAAAAAAGGTCTTGTAGGATCTATGCTGAATGTGCTATCTGTAGATGCTACCAGAGAAGCCCAAAAAATGATAATGGAAAATTCTAGAATGAAAATTCCATTGATATTTGGATATGATGTGATTCATGGATATAAAACCATTTTTCCTGTGCCTCTTGGGGAAACAGCGAGTTGGGATCTTGAAGCCATGGAGAAAACAGCAAGAATTTCTGCTATAGAATCTGTAGCAAATGGAATAAACTGGACCTTTTCCCCTATGATTGATATATCCCGAGATGCAAGATGGGGTAGAATTATGGAAAGCTCGGGAGAAGATACCTACCTAACAGGTCAGGTTGCTATTGCAAAAGTTAAGGGATATCAAGGAGATGATCTTGCTGATCAATTAACCATTGCGGCTACAGCAAAACATTTTGCCGGTTACGGATTGGCAGAAGCAGGTAGAGATTATAACACTGTTAATATTGGAGAAAACGTACTTCACAACGTTGTCTTACCGCCATTTAAGGATGCTGCAGATGCCGGAGTAGCAACTTTTATGAATTCTTTTAATGAAATTGATGGAATTCCTTCTACCGGAAACAAAACCCTACAAAGAGACATTTTAAAAGGTGCTTGGAACTGGGACGGATTTATGGTTTCAGATTGGGGTTCTATTCCAGAGATGATAAACCACGGGGTAGCAAAAGATAAAAAACAAGCTGCAGAAATTGCTATTAACGCCGGAAGTGATATGGATATGGAAGGCGGAGCTTATGAAACTAGTCTTGTAGCGTTGGTAAATGAAGGTAAAGTAGATATTGCCAATATAAACGATGCTGTAAAAAGAGTGCTTCGTGTAAAATTTATGATGGGGTTATTTGAAGATCCATATAGATATTCAGACCCTAAAGTGGCTAAGAATATTTCTTATAAAGAGCATGAGGCAGTGGCTCGAGATGCCGCTAAAAAGTCTATAGTACTTCTTAAAAATGAGTCTTCTTTGCTTCCTATAAAATCTTCAGTAAGATCTATTGCTGTAATTGGGCCTTTAGCAGATGATAAGGACAGTCCTATTGGAAATTGGAGAGCTCAAGGAGAAGCCAATTCTGCAGTATCAGTATTAGAAGGTATAAAAAGTGCAGCGGGTAAAAACGTTAAGATCAATTATGCCCAGGGAACTACATTGGGTGTTGGTGAACGCAGTTTTTTAATGCCTTTAGAGATCAATAAAACAGATCGATCTGGTTTTAGCAAAGCTATAGAAATGGCTAAGAAGTCTGAAATGGTGGTTATGGTTCTAGGTGAAGATGCTTTTCAAAGTGGAGAAGGTAGAAGTCAGGCTAGTATCAAATTGGCCGGTCTTCAGCAAGAATTACTGGAAGCGGTTTTTAAGGTAAACAAAAATATCGCTTTAGTACTTCTAAATGGTCGCCCATTAGAAATTACGTGGTCTGCAGAGAATATTCCATCTATTGTTGAGGCTTGGTTCTTAGGGACAGAAAGTGGGAATGCTATTGCAGATGTTCTTTTCGGAACGTATAACCCTTCAGGTAAATTGCCGGTATCTTTTCCAAGATCTGTAGGGCAGGAGCCGTTGTATTACAATCAAAAGAATACAGGGAGACCTTCAAATGCCGAACATGTAACTTATTCTCATTATACAGATGTTGCTAAAGATGCTTTATATCCATTTGGTTTTGGGTTAAGCTATACCACTTTTAAATATGGAGATATAGCAATATCTTCTGAGGCTATGAATGCCGAAGAGACTCTTACTGTAACTATTCCTGTAACTAATATAGGGAAAGTAGCAGGTAAGGAAGTGGTACAACTTTATCTTCACGATCTTGTGGGAACAACAACTAGACCTGTTAAGGAGTTAAAAGGGTTTGAAATGATCTCTCTACAACCGGGGGAAACTAAAAATGTTTCTTTTACTATTACAGAAAAGATGCTACAATATTACACTGCTAACAAGAAATGGGAATCTGAAGTAGGAGATTTTGATGTAATGATAGGAGGAAATTCCAAAGACTTGAAAAAAATCACCTTTAGTTTGAATTAA
- a CDS encoding family 16 glycosylhydrolase: protein MKKFKNILFFLFAIGLTVSCQDDDYKLGKVTVPSNLVIDFEVVGQYADMPYGDGSGTVNFTASADDAMTYKYVFGDGFTLVSPSGTASHSFNKNGVNDYTVQVIATGAGGVPSNKMTTVTVFSDFSDPETAQLLSGGDSKTWYVAASQPGHLGVGPSSGDGFASPIYYAAPPFDKAGESTSCFYTDELTFSLNGEDLVYDYNNNGATFFNASYAADFGGSGGDDACLAFDGSGTKNVSLSPSTSGLPADQTSGTVINIADGGFMSYYIGASSYEILSITETTLYVRAIMGNDPGLAWYLKFTTTLGDAPVEEEFESQFQDLSWSDEFDGDALDTNNWNYDIGNGDNGWGNGEAQYYTDSEENVKVADGNLIITAKRESTSGFNFTSARITTNNKQEFTYGRVSVRAKLTSGGGTWPAIWMLGADFPEQSWPGVGEMDIMEYVGNTPGRVSSALHLPGNSGGNAIVGDVTGVNDATSEFHIYEVEWTADKITFLLDGVPHLEFDNDTSTPFQDDFYLLLNVAMGGSLGGAIDPAFQESSMEIDYVRIYK, encoded by the coding sequence ATGAAAAAGTTTAAGAATATATTATTTTTTCTTTTTGCGATCGGTTTGACGGTAAGCTGTCAGGATGACGATTATAAATTAGGAAAAGTTACCGTACCTTCTAATCTAGTAATAGATTTTGAGGTTGTAGGGCAATATGCAGATATGCCATATGGTGATGGTAGTGGAACAGTTAATTTCACCGCTTCTGCAGACGATGCAATGACGTATAAATACGTGTTTGGAGATGGGTTTACATTAGTTTCTCCAAGCGGAACAGCCTCACATAGCTTCAATAAGAACGGTGTTAATGATTATACAGTTCAAGTTATAGCAACAGGAGCCGGAGGAGTTCCTTCAAATAAAATGACAACTGTTACTGTTTTTAGTGACTTTAGTGATCCTGAAACGGCACAATTATTATCTGGTGGAGATTCTAAAACCTGGTATGTGGCAGCATCACAGCCTGGACATTTAGGAGTTGGTCCATCTTCAGGAGATGGGTTTGCATCACCAATCTATTACGCTGCACCGCCATTTGACAAAGCTGGAGAAAGCACTTCTTGTTTCTATACAGATGAGTTAACTTTTAGTTTAAATGGAGAGGATCTAGTTTACGATTATAATAACAATGGAGCTACTTTCTTTAACGCTTCTTATGCTGCAGATTTTGGTGGTTCTGGCGGAGATGATGCTTGTTTAGCATTTGATGGTTCAGGAACTAAAAATGTTTCATTATCCCCTTCAACTTCTGGTCTTCCAGCAGATCAAACTAGTGGTACTGTTATTAATATAGCAGACGGTGGATTTATGAGTTATTACATAGGTGCAAGTTCTTACGAGATTTTATCTATTACAGAAACTACCTTATATGTGAGAGCTATTATGGGTAACGATCCTGGATTAGCTTGGTATTTAAAATTTACTACTACTCTTGGTGATGCTCCTGTAGAAGAAGAATTTGAATCTCAATTTCAGGATTTATCTTGGTCTGATGAGTTTGATGGAGATGCATTAGATACTAACAATTGGAACTATGATATAGGAAATGGTGACAATGGTTGGGGAAATGGAGAAGCTCAATATTATACAGATTCTGAAGAAAATGTAAAAGTTGCAGATGGTAATCTTATAATCACTGCTAAAAGAGAATCTACAAGTGGATTTAACTTTACTTCAGCAAGAATCACTACAAATAATAAACAAGAATTCACTTATGGTAGAGTTTCTGTACGCGCAAAACTTACTTCTGGAGGTGGAACATGGCCTGCAATTTGGATGCTTGGCGCAGACTTTCCAGAGCAATCATGGCCTGGAGTTGGAGAAATGGATATAATGGAATATGTTGGGAATACCCCTGGTAGAGTTTCATCTGCACTTCACCTGCCTGGTAATTCGGGAGGTAATGCTATTGTAGGAGATGTTACAGGAGTTAATGATGCTACTTCAGAATTTCATATCTATGAAGTAGAGTGGACAGCAGATAAGATCACTTTCCTTTTAGACGGAGTTCCGCATCTAGAATTTGATAATGATACTTCTACGCCATTTCAGGACGATTTCTATCTTTTGCTAAATGTAGCTATGGGTGGTAGCCTTGGAGGAGCAATAGATCCTGCTTTCCAAGAATCTTCTATGGAGATAGATTACGTTAGAATTTATAAGTAA